Proteins encoded by one window of Bactrocera oleae isolate idBacOlea1 chromosome 4, idBacOlea1, whole genome shotgun sequence:
- the Mppe gene encoding metallophosphoesterase 1 homolog isoform X1: MLVCCFCACNIRFKTNYQNYYFLLRRNGLKGDIFETCTMASLRLINRLIIRGFISLSLLLVFFNEFIVYYINQSTWQQIYCKYDNCTRILFVADPQLIGNSYEKGFWSPISRYDADRYLRKTFERTLDFTQPHIICFLGDLLDEGSIANQQDFDSYVKRFNRIYNAITNIKFKLISPYAQRIHVPGDNDIGGEDGEYISNSNVRRFEESFQNEDLFDYENMLRFFKINRMMLDFSNPDREHNAQRLRVGISHAPILIGGGPLLRSVLSELDPHVIFSGHWHESRIFIHPSTHVVNFYESTVRHFDLRSLKEKEHQYLEIMVPTASYRMGKMKMGLGYAVLENYQLSYTVLWLPNRFIYLFLYLFWLLLSVCGFIVFRMMTRCPFRVTKHQSLYNRTLNMS; the protein is encoded by the exons ATGCttgtttgctgtttttgtgCGTGTAATATTCGTTTCAAAACTAATTATCAG aattattattttttattaaggaGAAACGGGCTTAAGGGAGACATTTTCGAGACATGTACTATGGCATCGCTTCGATTGATAAATCG GTTAATAATACGTGGATTCATATCGCTGTCGTTGTTGCTGGTTTTCTTCAACGAATTCATAGTTTATTACATCAATCAGTCCACATGgcaacaaatttattgtaaatacg ataacTGTACAAGAATATTGTTTGTAGCGGATCCACAATTGATTGGTAATTCTTACGAGAAAGGGTTTTGGAGCCCTATATCGCGGTACGATGCAGATAg ATATTTGAGAAAGACTTTTGAACGAACACTAGACTTCACACAACCACACATTATTTGCTTTCTTGGCGATCTCTTGGATGAGGGAAGCATTGCAAACCAACAAGACTTTGATAGCTACGTCAAACGGTTCAATCGAATTTACAACGCTATCACAAACATAAAA TTTAAATTAATCTCTCCATATGCGCAGCGGATTCATGTGCCTGGAGATAATGACATTGGCGGTGAGGATGGGGAATATATCTCAAACTCAAATGTGCGCCGCTTCGAAGAGTCTTTTCAAAATGAAGATCTCTTTGACTATGAAAATATGTTacgcttttttaaaataaatcggATGATGCTCGACTTTTCGAATCCAGATCGTGAACACAATGCACAACGCTTACGTGTTGGTATTTCTCATGCCCCAATTCTCATTGGTGGTGGGCCACTCTTGCGTTCGGTACTTAGTGAATTGGATCCTCATGTAATATTCTCTGGCCACTGGCATGAATCTAGAATATTCATACATCCATCAACGCACGTAGTGAACTTTTATGAGTCGACCGTGCGACATTTCGATTTGCGCTCTCTAAAAGAGAAGGAACATCAGTATCTCGAAATTATGGTACCTACAGCTTCGTACCGTATGGGGAAAATGAAGATGGGTCTAGGGTACGCGGTGCTTG aaaactaTCAACTTAGCTACACAGTACTCTGGCTGCCCAACCGATTCATTTacctgtttttatatttattttggctGCTTTTATCAGTTTGTGGTTTCATTGTGTTCAGAATGATGACGCGGTGCCCATTTCGCGTAACTAAACATCAATCATTATACAACCGTACTTTAAACATGTcttaa
- the Mppe gene encoding metallophosphoesterase 1 homolog isoform X2, with product MLVCCFCACNIRFKTNYQNYYFLLRRNGLKGDIFETCTMASLRLINRLIIRGFISLSLLLVFFNEFIVYYINQSTWQQIYCKYDNCTRILFVADPQLIGNSYEKGFWSPISRYDADRYLRKTFERTLDFTQPHIICFLGDLLDEGSIANQQDFDSYVKRFNRIYNAITNIKRIHVPGDNDIGGEDGEYISNSNVRRFEESFQNEDLFDYENMLRFFKINRMMLDFSNPDREHNAQRLRVGISHAPILIGGGPLLRSVLSELDPHVIFSGHWHESRIFIHPSTHVVNFYESTVRHFDLRSLKEKEHQYLEIMVPTASYRMGKMKMGLGYAVLENYQLSYTVLWLPNRFIYLFLYLFWLLLSVCGFIVFRMMTRCPFRVTKHQSLYNRTLNMS from the exons ATGCttgtttgctgtttttgtgCGTGTAATATTCGTTTCAAAACTAATTATCAG aattattattttttattaaggaGAAACGGGCTTAAGGGAGACATTTTCGAGACATGTACTATGGCATCGCTTCGATTGATAAATCG GTTAATAATACGTGGATTCATATCGCTGTCGTTGTTGCTGGTTTTCTTCAACGAATTCATAGTTTATTACATCAATCAGTCCACATGgcaacaaatttattgtaaatacg ataacTGTACAAGAATATTGTTTGTAGCGGATCCACAATTGATTGGTAATTCTTACGAGAAAGGGTTTTGGAGCCCTATATCGCGGTACGATGCAGATAg ATATTTGAGAAAGACTTTTGAACGAACACTAGACTTCACACAACCACACATTATTTGCTTTCTTGGCGATCTCTTGGATGAGGGAAGCATTGCAAACCAACAAGACTTTGATAGCTACGTCAAACGGTTCAATCGAATTTACAACGCTATCACAAACATAAAA CGGATTCATGTGCCTGGAGATAATGACATTGGCGGTGAGGATGGGGAATATATCTCAAACTCAAATGTGCGCCGCTTCGAAGAGTCTTTTCAAAATGAAGATCTCTTTGACTATGAAAATATGTTacgcttttttaaaataaatcggATGATGCTCGACTTTTCGAATCCAGATCGTGAACACAATGCACAACGCTTACGTGTTGGTATTTCTCATGCCCCAATTCTCATTGGTGGTGGGCCACTCTTGCGTTCGGTACTTAGTGAATTGGATCCTCATGTAATATTCTCTGGCCACTGGCATGAATCTAGAATATTCATACATCCATCAACGCACGTAGTGAACTTTTATGAGTCGACCGTGCGACATTTCGATTTGCGCTCTCTAAAAGAGAAGGAACATCAGTATCTCGAAATTATGGTACCTACAGCTTCGTACCGTATGGGGAAAATGAAGATGGGTCTAGGGTACGCGGTGCTTG aaaactaTCAACTTAGCTACACAGTACTCTGGCTGCCCAACCGATTCATTTacctgtttttatatttattttggctGCTTTTATCAGTTTGTGGTTTCATTGTGTTCAGAATGATGACGCGGTGCCCATTTCGCGTAACTAAACATCAATCATTATACAACCGTACTTTAAACATGTcttaa
- the LOC138857179 gene encoding zinc finger protein 497-like encodes MTLCCRICFVENPKNFSLYKCMGKKYLPSVIFNISGVKVSKKLEPEATICRRCAASILVAENIILRCQESEEYLQFRRLKESCLPRQSPTAKTESFNVRSYGKYQSASTCSDLEEALPLEPNGGHMLQSVKELHIIKNDVNTFKRLGDDQSQFSNNYEPAIKRLKSKEVTSVSIFYCDQCDYNTKIGKRIIEHKQIEHGVYDPNIYTCSICSESFSWKPTLYRHIEIDHKILPADKKYLCNECGRAYMREVHLLEHIKQRHGPRSFKCPDPLCEQSFTRTFTLRRHFITTHTEQTSSRYHCIDCDKYFKVYDQWKYHNEVIHKNETVYCPHCGYPFRFKEKLDEHILKDICKRSIVPCSYCQRRFTTKSGLREHVRNIHNIY; translated from the exons ATGACTCTCTGTTGTCGGATTTGTTTTGTGGAAAATCCGAAGAATTTTTCTCTCTATAAATGTATGGGgaaaaaatatttgcctagTGTTATTTTTAACATCAGTGGAGTGAAA GTTTCAAAAAAGCTTGAGCCAGAGGCAACCATTTGCCGTCGCTGCGCTGCATCGATATTGGTTGCTGAAAACATTATATTGCGATGCCAAGAGTCAGAAGAATATCTCCAGTTTCGTCGTTTAAAGGAAAGTTGCTTACCCAGGCAATCGCCAACTGCGAAGACAGAAAGCTTTAACGTAAGAAGCTATGGAAAATATCAGTCTGCTTCGACCTGCAGTGATTTGGAAGAAGCATTACCATTGGAACCAAATGGTGGGCATATGTTACAATCTGTCAAAGAacttcatataataaaaaatgatgTGAATACTTTTAAACGGCTTGGAGACGACCAAAGTCAGTTCTCAAATAATTACGAACCAGCAATAAAACGTTTGAAGAGTAAAGAAGTTACATCAGTGTCCATCTTTTATTGCGATCAATGTGACTATAACACCAAGATAGGTAAACGTATTATAGAACACAAACAAATTGAGCATGGAGTGTACGATCCAAATATCTATACCTGCAGTATTTGTTCTGAAAGCTTTTCTTGGAAACCAACACTGTATAGACATATAGAGATAGACCACAAAATACTTCCTgcagataaaaaatatttatgtaatgaaTGCGGTCGTGCCTACATGCGAGAAGTGCACTTGTTAGAACATATAAAGCAGCGGCATGGACCTCGTAGTTTCAAATGTCCTGATCCACTATGTGAGCAATCATTCACTCGAACGTTCACTCTTAGACGTCATTTCATCACTACACATACTGAACAAACAAGCTCACGTTATCATTGCATAGATTGTGATAAATACTTTAAGGTTTATGATCAATGGAAATACCATAATGAAGTTATTCACAAAAATGAAACTGTATATTGCCCACATTGTGGCTATCCTTTTCGCTTCAAAGAAAAGCTAgatgaacatattttgaaggaTATTTGCAAACGTAGTATTGTGCCCTGCTCTTATTGCCAAAGACGCTTCACAACAAAGTCTGGTCTGAGAGAGCACGTGCGGAATATACACAACATCTACTAG
- the Mppe gene encoding metallophosphoesterase 1 isoform X3, translated as MASLRLINRLIIRGFISLSLLLVFFNEFIVYYINQSTWQQIYCKYDNCTRILFVADPQLIGNSYEKGFWSPISRYDADRYLRKTFERTLDFTQPHIICFLGDLLDEGSIANQQDFDSYVKRFNRIYNAITNIKFKLISPYAQRIHVPGDNDIGGEDGEYISNSNVRRFEESFQNEDLFDYENMLRFFKINRMMLDFSNPDREHNAQRLRVGISHAPILIGGGPLLRSVLSELDPHVIFSGHWHESRIFIHPSTHVVNFYESTVRHFDLRSLKEKEHQYLEIMVPTASYRMGKMKMGLGYAVLENYQLSYTVLWLPNRFIYLFLYLFWLLLSVCGFIVFRMMTRCPFRVTKHQSLYNRTLNMS; from the exons ATGGCATCGCTTCGATTGATAAATCG GTTAATAATACGTGGATTCATATCGCTGTCGTTGTTGCTGGTTTTCTTCAACGAATTCATAGTTTATTACATCAATCAGTCCACATGgcaacaaatttattgtaaatacg ataacTGTACAAGAATATTGTTTGTAGCGGATCCACAATTGATTGGTAATTCTTACGAGAAAGGGTTTTGGAGCCCTATATCGCGGTACGATGCAGATAg ATATTTGAGAAAGACTTTTGAACGAACACTAGACTTCACACAACCACACATTATTTGCTTTCTTGGCGATCTCTTGGATGAGGGAAGCATTGCAAACCAACAAGACTTTGATAGCTACGTCAAACGGTTCAATCGAATTTACAACGCTATCACAAACATAAAA TTTAAATTAATCTCTCCATATGCGCAGCGGATTCATGTGCCTGGAGATAATGACATTGGCGGTGAGGATGGGGAATATATCTCAAACTCAAATGTGCGCCGCTTCGAAGAGTCTTTTCAAAATGAAGATCTCTTTGACTATGAAAATATGTTacgcttttttaaaataaatcggATGATGCTCGACTTTTCGAATCCAGATCGTGAACACAATGCACAACGCTTACGTGTTGGTATTTCTCATGCCCCAATTCTCATTGGTGGTGGGCCACTCTTGCGTTCGGTACTTAGTGAATTGGATCCTCATGTAATATTCTCTGGCCACTGGCATGAATCTAGAATATTCATACATCCATCAACGCACGTAGTGAACTTTTATGAGTCGACCGTGCGACATTTCGATTTGCGCTCTCTAAAAGAGAAGGAACATCAGTATCTCGAAATTATGGTACCTACAGCTTCGTACCGTATGGGGAAAATGAAGATGGGTCTAGGGTACGCGGTGCTTG aaaactaTCAACTTAGCTACACAGTACTCTGGCTGCCCAACCGATTCATTTacctgtttttatatttattttggctGCTTTTATCAGTTTGTGGTTTCATTGTGTTCAGAATGATGACGCGGTGCCCATTTCGCGTAACTAAACATCAATCATTATACAACCGTACTTTAAACATGTcttaa